GCATCGCTATTGTAGGCAGCCGCAATGCGGAAGAAATTTCTTTAAAATTTGCAGATAATATCGCAAAATCCGCTTCCAAAGCATTTGAAGTGGTGGTTAGTGGTTTTGCAAAAGGTGTTGACAAACAAGCATTAGACAGTGCTTTACATTACAAGGGGCAAAGTATCATTGTCTTGCCTCAGGGAGTTATGACGTTTGGTTCAGGAATAAAACAGTATTATAAAAGCATTGTTACAGGTGATGTTTTGGTATTAAGTGTTTTTCATCCAAAATCTGCCTGGAGCTCCGGGTTGGCAATGGCCAGAAATCCTATCATTTATGCGCTTGCCTCAAAAATATATGTAGCCCAATCTTCTGATTCCGGAGGAACATGGTCCGGTGTTTTGGATGGTTTAAAAAAAGGACGGATTATTTTTGTCCGAAAACCTGCTGAAGATGAAATAAACGCCAATCTTACCTTGATTGAAAAAGGTGCTAAACCGGTTGATATGGAAGGTAATCTTTTAGAGACTGTTTCTGAAGAGCCAATATTTGCTTCAGCAAAAGAAACTGATAAAATAAAACAATCCGATACTGACTGGAAGAACAGAGTGGTTAGTCTGCTGGAGAAACAAGCAATGACCTCCGCGCAAATTCTTGAGGCAACTCAACTGAATATGACGGAAAAAGAACTGGTCAAAAAACTGAAAACCCTGCCTTTTATTCATACACTCAAAAAGTCCAAAACTGTCCTGTTTACAATAAAACATGAAAATCCGACTTTGTTTTCTTAGTCCATGAATCTGTGATTTTACAATTCATGGAAACTATTCTTCCTGTCTCTTTGGATGGAAGACTGTTTTTTTAAATTTTAGATTATTTTGAAAGTTGCCATTCTTTCAAAATGTTCAGGTCTTTTACCAGATATACTGTTATATTTTTTTGTTCTTCCACTTTTTCAAATGAAGCAGGGGGCTGTTTTACAAAATCCGGGTAATGCTCCCAACCCTTTCCACTCATCCATTGAGTATGCCCGTTTAACAAAATATAGGTCGCTACCTCTTCTTTAAATGGATAGGTTTTAGCTTCTTTGAAAGTAATAAACGTATGTTTTCCGGTTTGAAAACCATAATAATAACGGGCAAAGTTTTTTTGAACTTCGTTTGTTATGATAACTGCATGATGAGGCATTGGTTTAAAAAAACCGTAGATAAGTTGTTTTTGAACCGAATAAGCATTGTTTTGAGCACTGTAAATATGATAGACCTGATATCCGGACATGATAAATACAAACCCTGCAGCAAAAGCCCAATAGACAAACCCTTTTGATTTATTACCGGATTCATGCTTGCTGTTTTCGGAGTTAAATGATTGTTTTTGTTGTGAACGAAAGGCAGGTAAAAGGCTTCTGCCTCCAAACAACAAAGTCATCGGCAAATATATCAGCACTAAAATCCCATATTGCTGTTGAAAAAAGGTAATTGCCGATAAAACGAGTGGTAAAATCACCCAAAACCATTTGTTTTCGGCAAATTTAAAAAACCTTTGAAGTTCAGTTCCTGCAACGATGGCAGCCGGAGGAATGAAAAACAGATAATGCCTTGGATCGGGACACATCGGCATATAATGCCTGAAAGAGGTGGTCCAAAAATATCCGGAGAGAAACAACAATGCGGATACAACTAACCAATATACGTTACCATCGGCTAACGTATATAACGCTTTAAATTTTATCCTGAAAAATGACGGAACAGCAAAAGCAATACCTATGATCATACCCCCCGAAACAAATACAAAGAATTGTTTGTAAGTAATTCTTTCTATCAGGTTTTTCCAGGGTAACCGGTCAAAACTACATTCGGGCATAAAATAACCGTTTCCATCTATGGCGTGAAACCTCGAAAAAGGATGCCCGGTAAGTTTCCAAATCCAACCAAAATAAATCAAAAGCAAGATAGCACCAATCGTAAAGCTAAACAGCCAAAAATCAACGTTTCTTTTGTGTAATATGTCAGAAAAAAACACCCAAGCCAATGCAGGAACAACAAACCATATCGTCTCTTTGGCTAAAAAACCGAATAACAAAAAGGCACAAAACACAAAAGCATGCCCGGCGGCATTGGATAAGCCTGTATTTGTTGAAATATATCTGAACCGGTAAATCGAAGTAAACGCGCCCATTGTTGAAAAAGCCACCAAAGAATCGGGCATCACTTTGTCCGAATAAAAAAATGTCCAGTTATTCAGACAAAACAAAGTGAGCGAAAGACATACAGCAATCGCAGAGCGATTGGGATGGGCAGATAACACCATCCAAGCGGTTAAAAAAGTAATCAACAACGGCATGGTTGATGCTGCTGCATCATTGACCCCAAACAACCAAAAACTCAATCCAACTAAACCTGAGATTGCAGTCCTGTAAGAGAAATGATCGTCGTTAAAAGAAAAAGTGTGGGAAGCAATTTGTTGGGCATATTCACAATATATCATATCGTCATAGCCAAAATGCCCTACATAGCCCAAAATGCGATGAAGCAACATAAACCCAAACATTGCCAGCAAAAAGATATACCCGTTGGTAATAGTCTTTTGCAAAATTGGGTAGTTGGACATAGTTTCAGGCAATTACCGCTAAAATAAAGATTTCGGTTTGTGATGATTAAATTTAATCCCAATACTTACTAAAAGAATGGGCAAATTAGAAAGAAAGTCCAAACCCTGATATTCAAAAAGAATCCTTTGGCTACTTATTCCGGGCTATTCTTTTCCAACAATTCCATAAATACCGGGCTCATGCCCATGCTGGAAAATCCGCCATCGTGAAACAGATTTTGCATCGTAACATAACGGGTAAGGTCTGAAAACAAAGTGATACAATAATCGGCGCAGGCTTCTGCAGGTGCATTTCCCAACGGCGACATTTTATCGGCATATTCAAAAAAATGGTCAAATCCCTTGATGCCTGTTCCTGCTGTGGTAATAGTTGGTGATTGTGAAATTGTATTTACCCTGACCTTTTTGCTTGTGCCATAATAATAACCAAAGGTTCGGGCAATTGATTCAAGCATAGCCTTAGCATCAGACATGTCGTTATAGTCGGGAAATGTTCGTTGTGCGGCAATATAGCTGAGCGCAACTACCGAAGCCCATTCATTCAAAGCGTCTTTTTTATAGGCAGTTTGCAAAGTTTTATGCAAAGACATTGCCGAGACATCAATGGTTTGGGCATAAAACTGATAATTCAAATCAGTATAGGCCTTTTTTTTCCGAACATTCGGGGACATTCCGATAGAGTGCAATACAAAATCGAGTTTCCCGCCTAATATATCCATAGACTGTTGAAACAAATTTTCGAGGTCGGTTTCCAAAGTCGCATCAGCCGGAATAATTTCAGCTCCGCAAACAGTTGCCAACTCTTTGATTTGCCCTAAACGCATGGCAACCGGAGCATTGGTCAGCGTAAATTTTGCTCCCTCTTCGTGTGCTCGCAAAGCTATTTTCCAGGCGATGGATTTTTCGTCTAATGCGCCAAAAATGATGCCCTTTTTACCATTTAACAGATTGTTAGCCATAATCAGCGTTCGTTTGTAGTTGGAGAAGTTCGGAGAAAAAAAACCTGTTAAGGACGTTAAAATCCCGGAGGTTATGAATTAAAGGTTAAAAAGTTTTCTCAAGGTTTCGACTTTGTCTAATTTTTCCCAGGTAAAAGTTTCGTGGCCATTGTGAGAAGAGGGCAACCGTCCCATGTGCCCATAGGCAGAAGTTGGTGAATAAATAGGCTTTTTCAAACCAAGATGCTTAATAATTGCACTGGGTCTAAGGTCAAACACCTCTTTCACTTTTTCTGATATTTGGGCATCTGTCAGAATACTGCCGTTTTCTTTAACCTTGGCTGTTCCGTAAGTATTGATATATAGTCCTACCGGTTCGGCAACCCCAATGGCATAGGCTACTTGTACCAAAACCTGATCGGCGATACCGGCAGCCACCATGTTTTTAGCAATATGGCGAGTAGCATAAGCTGCTGAACGGTCAACTTTTGAGGCATCTTTACCCGAAAAAGCTCCGCCACCATGCGCACCTTTTCCGCCATAAGTGTCCACAATAATTTTGCGTCCGGTAAGTCCTGTATCTCCATGAGGTCCGCCAATTACAAACTTTCCGGTCGGGTTAATATAATAGCGGATATTACCGGCAAACAAATGATGGAGTCGTTCCGGCAGTTTTTCTTTCACTCTTGGAATGAGGTGCATCAAAACATCTTCATAAATAGATTTTTGCATGGCAATATCTGCATCGCTTTGGTGCCGGCCATCGTAAGTTTTGATGAAATCATCGTGTTG
This is a stretch of genomic DNA from Sphingobacteriales bacterium. It encodes these proteins:
- a CDS encoding DNA-protecting protein DprA, whose protein sequence is MKQYTEIPYWITLAHLPKWGAEKINRLVVKIIHDYQMTLEDFFQSENEWQDKFGLSANEISDLRNAKTELPNNAFLAEDLLSQGFEVIPISSDEYSKTLKNNLKVKAPTVLYIKGNKKILLEESIAIVGSRNAEEISLKFADNIAKSASKAFEVVVSGFAKGVDKQALDSALHYKGQSIIVLPQGVMTFGSGIKQYYKSIVTGDVLVLSVFHPKSAWSSGLAMARNPIIYALASKIYVAQSSDSGGTWSGVLDGLKKGRIIFVRKPAEDEINANLTLIEKGAKPVDMEGNLLETVSEEPIFASAKETDKIKQSDTDWKNRVVSLLEKQAMTSAQILEATQLNMTEKELVKKLKTLPFIHTLKKSKTVLFTIKHENPTLFS
- a CDS encoding SDR family oxidoreductase, coding for MANNLLNGKKGIIFGALDEKSIAWKIALRAHEEGAKFTLTNAPVAMRLGQIKELATVCGAEIIPADATLETDLENLFQQSMDILGGKLDFVLHSIGMSPNVRKKKAYTDLNYQFYAQTIDVSAMSLHKTLQTAYKKDALNEWASVVALSYIAAQRTFPDYNDMSDAKAMLESIARTFGYYYGTSKKVRVNTISQSPTITTAGTGIKGFDHFFEYADKMSPLGNAPAEACADYCITLFSDLTRYVTMQNLFHDGGFSSMGMSPVFMELLEKNSPE
- a CDS encoding methionine adenosyltransferase, with product MPYVFTSESVSEGHPDKVADQISDAILDEFLKQDPESKVACETLVTTGLVVISGEVKSNCYVDVQKTARDVIRRIGYTKSEYQFDAESCGVISALHEQSADINRGVERQQEEEQGAGDQGMMFGYATNETDNYMPLPLELSHLLLRELADIRREGKVMTYLRPDAKSQVTILYNDVHQPIAIDTIVVSTQHDDFIKTYDGRHQSDADIAMQKSIYEDVLMHLIPRVKEKLPERLHHLFAGNIRYYINPTGKFVIGGPHGDTGLTGRKIIVDTYGGKGAHGGGAFSGKDASKVDRSAAYATRHIAKNMVAAGIADQVLVQVAYAIGVAEPVGLYINTYGTAKVKENGSILTDAQISEKVKEVFDLRPSAIIKHLGLKKPIYSPTSAYGHMGRLPSSHNGHETFTWEKLDKVETLRKLFNL